Proteins found in one Hevea brasiliensis isolate MT/VB/25A 57/8 chromosome 18, ASM3005281v1, whole genome shotgun sequence genomic segment:
- the LOC110634919 gene encoding protein SCAR3 isoform X1: MPLVRFQVRNEYRLGQPELYKEANREDPKAVLDGVAVAGLVGILRQLGDLAEFAAEVFHGLQEQVMTTASRSHKLRVRVQNIEATLPSLEKAVLAQTSHIHLAYTAGSEWRSRIHNGQNHFIYNDLPRFIMDSYEECRDPPRLHLLDKFDTGGPGSCLKRYSDPTFFRRASGNYNEPYVEKVPKEKKARKNKKKRSSQRNADFLRSASMPNQSAGMQYATTIVNGRTSSPSRTASTNDMTVKSDLGDHSNSFDSRTGSAYVECVFHLSSSGQPEEQESKEFSSRFMHHNDIPDSVFPDGQCSIETKNFPQSSSPEPIVPGSSCDTWDEKAEIVETKGLNCDGNESPEMFTTDYDLGFQHEEIADLRDPDERGVVFDSKDTQKSSNDRIEIDEVESEPDNYEDALNTIESESENDLECQTKHELEQFSSNVNNEGIEDEACKMTQHISVDFPAKSESHVASDFSPNKGMVSELPISIPSNTVAHEHTSNINEEPSSSDNIGSSASADALDGLEVESVVNDLSSSGHEISNLIEPLNEKTVSSSCKSQVSPKYQELAKSQESAKSQESPRSQELTRSQESPKIQELAKSQESPKTQESAKSQESPRSHELAKSQESPKIQELAKSQESPKSQESSKSQESQSELSSVPSVSFWTNGGLLGLEPSKPPDFAVSNTSTQDSLTRCKGEVESLPNHASMPSNNGERMKPGRLIKDTGSMERILSSERSNSQCEDQDAEIEKSGDFYHSNRFVSASVGGLNSASVVKSGKELCLDADVKATSFETSQENVENSAQMFGIGNRLLINGLRKKMSLVPDNKPEVASSLKTSALEQGNGNHSFAYNATPGKALNAKFGHKSIVDSLTSSPPLEHMKMSFHPTDGFEASKLKLKFPDGNHSSGSFRDMFPSFQLVPELSIPFQHAGSESDDDTFCRSSPYMSDDCLSHHSDSYSEQWESGESPENQDRELYDALCRISSVESVSSSLQAGEMGNNGVHIVSRFKSDYAENGSDPSLSSLLDLPSFDAVNPVPQEKAKDKLDPRNLVELQNPRNCNPAPPPPPPVQWWVTKPASCMAEEKQNTISDAVSEQHAADLKLSGSTISQQHKPAPDNEQQTDEDAITFKPKSKDHCKLNTQKEVNLPPNGKGLDEKEDFLHQIRAKSFTLRRTVTAKPTFTSGSATNDKVSAILEKANAIRQAVGSDDGEDDDTWSDT; this comes from the exons ATGCCTCTGGTGAGGTTTCAAGTGAGGAATGAGTATAGGTTGGGTCAGCCTGAGCTCTACAAAGAAGCTAACCGTGAAGATCCTAAGGCTGTGCTTGATGGTGTCGCTGTTGCTGGTCTCGTTGGGATCTTGCGCCAATTAGGCGATCTCGCTga ATTTGCAGCAGAGGTTTTTCATGGCTTACAGGAGCAAGTAATGACTACAGCTTCTAGAAGTCATAAATTGAGGGTTCGTGTGCAAAACATTGAAGCTACgcttccttctctagagaaggcaGTGCTAGCCCAAACAAGTCACATACACCTTGCCTACACAGCTG GTTCTGAATGGCGTTCTCGTATTCATAATGGACAAAACCATTTTATCTATAATGACTTGCCTCGATTTATTATGGACTCTTATGAAGAATGTCGTGATCCTCCACGCTTACACTTGCTTGACAA ATTTGATACTGGTGGCCCAGGATCTTGTTTAAAGAGATATTCTGATCCAACCTTTTTTAGAAGAGCATCAGGCAACTACAATGAACCATATGTTGAGAAAGTCCCAAAAGAAAAGAAGGCTCGAAAAAACAAG AAAAAAAGATCGTCACAAAGGAATGCCGACTTTCTGCGTTCTGCATCAATGCCAAATCAGAGTGCCGG AATGCAGTATGCTACTACAATTGTTAATGGGCGGACTTCTTCTCCTTCTCGTACAGCCTCCACAAATGACATGACAGTGAAATCTGATCTGGGTGATCATTCAAATTCATTTGATTCAAGAACTGGGTCAGCTTATGTTGAATGTGTTTTCCATTTGAGTTCCTCTGGGCAACCTGAAGAACAGGAATCTAAGGAATTCTCTTCAAGGTTCATGCATCATAATGATATCCCTGATTCAGTTTTCCCTGATGGACAATGCAGCATTGAAACTAAGAATTTCCCTCAGAGTTCATCACCTGAGCCAATTGTGCCTGGTTCATCTTGTGATACGTGGGATGAAAAAGCAGAAATAGTGGAGACTAAGGGTCTAAATTGTGATGGAAATGAATCTCCAGAGATGTTCACCACAGATTATGATCTAGGCTTTCAGCATGAGGAAATTGCTGACCTTAGAGATCCTGATGAAAGGGGCGTGGTTTTTGACAGTAAAGATACACAGAAATCAAGCAATGATAGAATTGAGATTGATGAAGTCGAAAGTGAACCAGACAATTACGAAGATGCCCTTAACACCATAGAATCAGAATCTGAAAATGACCTTGAATGCCAAACGAAGCATGAATTGGAGCAATTTTCCTCCAATGTTAACAATGAAGGAATAGAAGATGAAGCATGCAAGATGACACAGCATATTTCAGTTGATTTTCCAGCTAAATCTGAATCTCATGTTGCATCTGACTTTTCCCCAAACAAAGGAATGGTCAGTGAATTGCcgatttctattccttcaaataCAGTTGCCCATGAACATACGTCTAATATAAATGAAGAACCTTCTAGTTCAGACAATATTGGAAGTTCTGCCAGTGCTGATGCTCTTGATGGTTTAGAAGTAGAATCTGTTGTCAATGATCTGTCATCCTCTGGCCATGAAATTTCAAATCTAATAGAACCATTGAATGAAAAGACTGTGAGCAGTTCCTGTAAGTCTCAAGTGTCTCCCAAGTATCAAGAATTGGCCAAGTCTCAAGAATCAGCCAAGTCTCAAGAATCTCCCAGGTCTCAAGAATTGACCAGGTCTCAAGAATCTCCCAAGATTCAAGAATTGGCCAAGTCTCAAGAATCTCCCAAGACTCAAGAATCGGCCAAGTCTCAAGAATCTCCCAGGTCTCATGAATTGGCCAAGTCTCAAGAATCTCCCAAGATTCAAGAATTGGCCAAGTCTCAAGAATCTCCCAAGTCTCAAGAATCTTCCAAGTCTCAGGAATCTCAGTCTGAATTATCTAGTGTTCCTTCGGTCTCATTCTGGACAAATGGTGGTCTGTTAGGACTTGAGCCATCAAAGCCTCCTGATTTTGCTGTATCAAACACATCGACTCAGGATTCTTTGACAAGATGTAAAGGTGAGGTAGAAAGTCTCCCAAATCATGCTTCTATGCCAAGCAACAATGGAGAGAGAATGAAGCCTGGCAGATTGATTAAGGACACTGGAAGCATGGAAAGGATTCTGAGTTCTGAACGCTCCAATTCACAGTGTGAGGATCAAGATgctgaaattgaaaaatctggTGATTTTTATCATAGTAATAGATTTGTTAGTGCTTCTGTGGGAGGATTGAATAGTGCAAGTGTAGTGAAATCAGGAAAAGAGTTGTGCCTTGATGCAGATGTTAAAGCCACATCATTTGAAACCAGTCAGGAGAATGTTGAAAACTCAGCTCAAATGTTTGGAATTGGCAATAGGTTACTTATTAATGGTTTACGTAAAAAGATGTCACTTGTCCCTGATAATAAACCAGAGGTGGCTAGCTCACTGAAAACTAGTGCATTGGAGCAGGGTAACGGGAACCATAGCTTTGCTTATAATGCAACACCAGGGAAAGCATTGAATGCTAAGTTTGGACATAAATCTATTGTAGATTCACTAACTTCTTCACCACCACTAGAACATATGAAAATGTCTTTCCACCCTACAGATGGCTTTGAGGCTTCCAAATTGAAGCTGAAATTTCCTGATGGGAACCACAGCAGTGGAAGTTTTAGAGATATGTTCCCATCATTTCAGTTGGTGCCAGAGCTTTCTATTCCATTTCAACATGCAGGTTCTGAATCTGATGATGATACCTTCTGTAGATCATCTCCTTATATGTCAGATGATTGTCTTAGCCATCACTCCGATTCCTATTCTGAGCAATGGGAATCTGGTGAATCTCCTGAAAACCAGGACCGTGAGCTGTATGATGCTTTATGCAGAATATCATCTGTTGAATCTGTATCAAGTTCTCTGCAAGCTGGGGAAATGGGCAACAACGGCGTTCACATTGTCTCGCGATTTAAAAGTGACTATGCTGAGAATGGTTCAGATCCATCTCTCTCCTCTTTGCTCGATCTTCCCAGTTTTGATGCTGTGAACCCTGTACCACAGGAAAAGGCAAAAGATAAGTTGGATCCAAGGAATCTTGTAGAATTGCAAAATCCTAGGAACTGCAACCCAGCTCCACCACCTCCTCCCCCAGTGCAATGGTGGGTCACAAAACCTGCCTCTTGTATGGCAGAAGAAAAACAAAATACAATATCTGATGCTGTGAGTGAGCAGCATGCAGCTGATCTAAAACTTTCAGGGTCTACAATATCTCAGCAACATAAACCAGCCCCTGATAATGAGCAACAAACAGATGAGGACGCCATTACATTTAAACCAAAGAGCAAG GACCATTGTAAGTTGAATACACAGAAAGAAGTTAATCTGCCTCCAAATGGCAAAGGGCTGGATGAAAAGGAGGATTTTTTGCATCAAATCAGAGCGAAA
- the LOC110634919 gene encoding SCAR-like protein 2 isoform X2, which produces MPLVRFQVRNEYRLGQPELYKEANREDPKAVLDGVAVAGLVGILRQLGDLAEFAAEVFHGLQEQVMTTASRSHKLRVRVQNIEATLPSLEKAVLAQTSHIHLAYTAGSEWRSRIHNGQNHFIYNDLPRFIMDSYEECRDPPRLHLLDKFDTGGPGSCLKRYSDPTFFRRASGNYNEPYVEKVPKEKKARKNKKKRSSQRNADFLRSASMPNQSAGMQYATTIVNGRTSSPSRTASTNDMTVKSDLGDHSNSFDSRTGSAYVECVFHLSSSGQPEEQESKEFSSRFMHHNDIPDSVFPDGQCSIETKNFPQSSSPEPIVPGSSCDTWDEKAEIVETKGLNCDGNESPEMFTTDYDLGFQHEEIADLRDPDERGVVFDSKDTQKSSNDRIEIDEVESEPDNYEDALNTIESESENDLECQTKHELEQFSSNVNNEGIEDEACKMTQHISVDFPAKSESHVASDFSPNKGMVSELPISIPSNTVAHEHTSNINEEPSSSDNIGSSASADALDGLEVESVVNDLSSSGHEISNLIEPLNEKTVSSSCKSQVSPKYQELAKSQESAKSQESPRSQELTRSQESPKIQELAKSQESPKTQESAKSQESPRSHELAKSQESPKIQELAKSQESPKSQESSKSQESQSELSSVPSVSFWTNGGLLGLEPSKPPDFAVSNTSTQDSLTRCKGEVESLPNHASMPSNNGERMKPGRLIKDTGSMERILSSERSNSQCEDQDAEIEKSGDFYHSNRFVSASVGGLNSASVVKSGKELCLDADVKATSFETSQENVENSAQMFGIGNRLLINGLRKKMSLVPDNKPEVASSLKTSALEQGNGNHSFAYNATPGKALNAKFGHKSIVDSLTSSPPLEHMKMSFHPTDGFEASKLKLKFPDGNHSSGSFRDMFPSFQLVPELSIPFQHAGSESDDDTFCRSSPYMSDDCLSHHSDSYSEQWESGESPENQDRELYDALCRISSVESVSSSLQAGEMGNNGVHIVSRFKSDYAENGSDPSLSSLLDLPSFDAVNPVPQEKAKDKLDPRNLVELQNPRNCNPAPPPPPPVQWWVTKPASCMAEEKQNTISDAVSEQHAADLKLSGSTISQQHKPAPDNEQQTDEDAITFKPKSKDHCKLNTQKEVNLPPNGKGLDEKEDFLHQIRAKVIIHPETHCDSKAYLHIRFCYK; this is translated from the exons ATGCCTCTGGTGAGGTTTCAAGTGAGGAATGAGTATAGGTTGGGTCAGCCTGAGCTCTACAAAGAAGCTAACCGTGAAGATCCTAAGGCTGTGCTTGATGGTGTCGCTGTTGCTGGTCTCGTTGGGATCTTGCGCCAATTAGGCGATCTCGCTga ATTTGCAGCAGAGGTTTTTCATGGCTTACAGGAGCAAGTAATGACTACAGCTTCTAGAAGTCATAAATTGAGGGTTCGTGTGCAAAACATTGAAGCTACgcttccttctctagagaaggcaGTGCTAGCCCAAACAAGTCACATACACCTTGCCTACACAGCTG GTTCTGAATGGCGTTCTCGTATTCATAATGGACAAAACCATTTTATCTATAATGACTTGCCTCGATTTATTATGGACTCTTATGAAGAATGTCGTGATCCTCCACGCTTACACTTGCTTGACAA ATTTGATACTGGTGGCCCAGGATCTTGTTTAAAGAGATATTCTGATCCAACCTTTTTTAGAAGAGCATCAGGCAACTACAATGAACCATATGTTGAGAAAGTCCCAAAAGAAAAGAAGGCTCGAAAAAACAAG AAAAAAAGATCGTCACAAAGGAATGCCGACTTTCTGCGTTCTGCATCAATGCCAAATCAGAGTGCCGG AATGCAGTATGCTACTACAATTGTTAATGGGCGGACTTCTTCTCCTTCTCGTACAGCCTCCACAAATGACATGACAGTGAAATCTGATCTGGGTGATCATTCAAATTCATTTGATTCAAGAACTGGGTCAGCTTATGTTGAATGTGTTTTCCATTTGAGTTCCTCTGGGCAACCTGAAGAACAGGAATCTAAGGAATTCTCTTCAAGGTTCATGCATCATAATGATATCCCTGATTCAGTTTTCCCTGATGGACAATGCAGCATTGAAACTAAGAATTTCCCTCAGAGTTCATCACCTGAGCCAATTGTGCCTGGTTCATCTTGTGATACGTGGGATGAAAAAGCAGAAATAGTGGAGACTAAGGGTCTAAATTGTGATGGAAATGAATCTCCAGAGATGTTCACCACAGATTATGATCTAGGCTTTCAGCATGAGGAAATTGCTGACCTTAGAGATCCTGATGAAAGGGGCGTGGTTTTTGACAGTAAAGATACACAGAAATCAAGCAATGATAGAATTGAGATTGATGAAGTCGAAAGTGAACCAGACAATTACGAAGATGCCCTTAACACCATAGAATCAGAATCTGAAAATGACCTTGAATGCCAAACGAAGCATGAATTGGAGCAATTTTCCTCCAATGTTAACAATGAAGGAATAGAAGATGAAGCATGCAAGATGACACAGCATATTTCAGTTGATTTTCCAGCTAAATCTGAATCTCATGTTGCATCTGACTTTTCCCCAAACAAAGGAATGGTCAGTGAATTGCcgatttctattccttcaaataCAGTTGCCCATGAACATACGTCTAATATAAATGAAGAACCTTCTAGTTCAGACAATATTGGAAGTTCTGCCAGTGCTGATGCTCTTGATGGTTTAGAAGTAGAATCTGTTGTCAATGATCTGTCATCCTCTGGCCATGAAATTTCAAATCTAATAGAACCATTGAATGAAAAGACTGTGAGCAGTTCCTGTAAGTCTCAAGTGTCTCCCAAGTATCAAGAATTGGCCAAGTCTCAAGAATCAGCCAAGTCTCAAGAATCTCCCAGGTCTCAAGAATTGACCAGGTCTCAAGAATCTCCCAAGATTCAAGAATTGGCCAAGTCTCAAGAATCTCCCAAGACTCAAGAATCGGCCAAGTCTCAAGAATCTCCCAGGTCTCATGAATTGGCCAAGTCTCAAGAATCTCCCAAGATTCAAGAATTGGCCAAGTCTCAAGAATCTCCCAAGTCTCAAGAATCTTCCAAGTCTCAGGAATCTCAGTCTGAATTATCTAGTGTTCCTTCGGTCTCATTCTGGACAAATGGTGGTCTGTTAGGACTTGAGCCATCAAAGCCTCCTGATTTTGCTGTATCAAACACATCGACTCAGGATTCTTTGACAAGATGTAAAGGTGAGGTAGAAAGTCTCCCAAATCATGCTTCTATGCCAAGCAACAATGGAGAGAGAATGAAGCCTGGCAGATTGATTAAGGACACTGGAAGCATGGAAAGGATTCTGAGTTCTGAACGCTCCAATTCACAGTGTGAGGATCAAGATgctgaaattgaaaaatctggTGATTTTTATCATAGTAATAGATTTGTTAGTGCTTCTGTGGGAGGATTGAATAGTGCAAGTGTAGTGAAATCAGGAAAAGAGTTGTGCCTTGATGCAGATGTTAAAGCCACATCATTTGAAACCAGTCAGGAGAATGTTGAAAACTCAGCTCAAATGTTTGGAATTGGCAATAGGTTACTTATTAATGGTTTACGTAAAAAGATGTCACTTGTCCCTGATAATAAACCAGAGGTGGCTAGCTCACTGAAAACTAGTGCATTGGAGCAGGGTAACGGGAACCATAGCTTTGCTTATAATGCAACACCAGGGAAAGCATTGAATGCTAAGTTTGGACATAAATCTATTGTAGATTCACTAACTTCTTCACCACCACTAGAACATATGAAAATGTCTTTCCACCCTACAGATGGCTTTGAGGCTTCCAAATTGAAGCTGAAATTTCCTGATGGGAACCACAGCAGTGGAAGTTTTAGAGATATGTTCCCATCATTTCAGTTGGTGCCAGAGCTTTCTATTCCATTTCAACATGCAGGTTCTGAATCTGATGATGATACCTTCTGTAGATCATCTCCTTATATGTCAGATGATTGTCTTAGCCATCACTCCGATTCCTATTCTGAGCAATGGGAATCTGGTGAATCTCCTGAAAACCAGGACCGTGAGCTGTATGATGCTTTATGCAGAATATCATCTGTTGAATCTGTATCAAGTTCTCTGCAAGCTGGGGAAATGGGCAACAACGGCGTTCACATTGTCTCGCGATTTAAAAGTGACTATGCTGAGAATGGTTCAGATCCATCTCTCTCCTCTTTGCTCGATCTTCCCAGTTTTGATGCTGTGAACCCTGTACCACAGGAAAAGGCAAAAGATAAGTTGGATCCAAGGAATCTTGTAGAATTGCAAAATCCTAGGAACTGCAACCCAGCTCCACCACCTCCTCCCCCAGTGCAATGGTGGGTCACAAAACCTGCCTCTTGTATGGCAGAAGAAAAACAAAATACAATATCTGATGCTGTGAGTGAGCAGCATGCAGCTGATCTAAAACTTTCAGGGTCTACAATATCTCAGCAACATAAACCAGCCCCTGATAATGAGCAACAAACAGATGAGGACGCCATTACATTTAAACCAAAGAGCAAG GACCATTGTAAGTTGAATACACAGAAAGAAGTTAATCTGCCTCCAAATGGCAAAGGGCTGGATGAAAAGGAGGATTTTTTGCATCAAATCAGAGCGAAAGTga